Proteins from one Pontibacter korlensis genomic window:
- the lepB gene encoding signal peptidase I yields the protein MKTTLKEVNPEQKELKKKSFLREWLDAILFAVVAASLIRWVGFEAYTIPTSSMEKSLLVGDFLFVSKLHYGPRTPVTPLQVPLTHQTVWGTSIKSYSDAIQLPSFRLPGFSEIKNGDVVVFNVPTEEQHPSDLRTNYIKRCIGVAGDTVMIQDRQVYINGKVFTTPDKVQYKYLVVPEQQLSQKFFRDRNIRVEEVGLVDKGYVMDITPEEAKQLRTLTFIKDVRLWEYPRTENELFPNASKEYDWSTDSYGPLYVPKKGATIAITPETLTLYEKVILNYEHNSASVTDDGTLLIDSKEVQEYTFKQDYYFMMGDNRHNSQDSRYWGFVPEDHIVGKAVFVWMSIDDQESFLNKIRWSRLFMPIS from the coding sequence ATGAAAACAACACTTAAAGAAGTAAACCCTGAGCAGAAAGAGCTCAAGAAGAAAAGCTTTCTACGTGAATGGCTAGATGCCATTCTTTTTGCTGTGGTTGCGGCGAGCTTAATCCGATGGGTAGGCTTTGAAGCTTATACCATTCCAACATCTTCTATGGAGAAGAGTCTTTTAGTAGGGGACTTCCTTTTTGTAAGTAAACTTCATTATGGTCCAAGAACACCTGTTACACCACTTCAGGTGCCACTTACGCATCAGACAGTATGGGGAACAAGTATAAAATCGTATTCTGATGCCATTCAACTACCTTCTTTTCGTTTACCAGGATTCTCCGAAATAAAGAATGGAGATGTAGTTGTGTTCAATGTGCCCACAGAAGAGCAGCACCCATCAGACCTTCGCACCAACTACATTAAAAGATGCATAGGTGTTGCAGGCGATACCGTCATGATACAAGACAGGCAGGTTTATATCAACGGGAAAGTTTTTACTACGCCAGATAAGGTTCAGTATAAGTATTTAGTGGTGCCTGAACAGCAGCTAAGTCAGAAGTTCTTTCGGGATAGGAATATACGTGTGGAGGAAGTAGGGCTGGTTGATAAAGGGTATGTTATGGATATAACCCCAGAAGAGGCTAAACAGCTAAGGACGCTAACATTCATAAAAGATGTAAGGCTATGGGAGTATCCACGAACGGAGAACGAGTTGTTTCCTAACGCATCGAAAGAGTATGACTGGAGCACAGATAGCTATGGGCCGTTGTATGTACCGAAAAAAGGAGCCACGATAGCTATCACACCGGAAACACTGACACTATATGAAAAGGTGATTCTAAACTATGAGCACAACAGTGCCTCAGTTACTGATGATGGTACACTACTTATAGATAGCAAAGAAGTGCAGGAGTACACATTCAAACAAGACTATTACTTTATGATGGGAGATAATCGCCATAACTCCCAAGACTCAAGATACTGGGGATTCGTTCCGGAAGATCATATAGTAGGTAAGGCAGTATTTGTATGGATGTCTATAGATGACCAGGAGAGCTTTCTAAATAAGATCCGTTGGAGTAGGTTGTTTATGCCTATTAGCTGA